Proteins encoded together in one Streptomyces sp. NA04227 window:
- a CDS encoding thioesterase II family protein, whose translation MAATPVADWLPPAPPGAVADAVTLICLPHAGAGPGGYRPLARLLLPRVALRPVRLPGRESRVGEAALPEATAVVRALVPALVPQLRGRFALWGHSMGGYLAFELARLLEARFGLRAEALIVSGCPAPTSPARAALPQRSLMDDDQLWSSAAELNGIPAEVLGDAGLRALLLPTLRADFAVFETYVRRPGPPLGCPVHAFSGQDDPEARGADMAAWGEETRADFHHATLPGGHFFPLEDPAAFGEALVKALTAPN comes from the coding sequence ATGGCCGCCACACCCGTGGCCGACTGGTTGCCGCCCGCCCCGCCGGGGGCCGTGGCCGACGCCGTCACGCTGATCTGCCTGCCGCACGCGGGCGCCGGTCCGGGCGGCTACCGGCCCCTCGCCCGGCTCCTGCTGCCCCGTGTCGCGCTGCGGCCGGTGCGTCTGCCCGGCCGGGAGTCGCGGGTCGGTGAGGCGGCGCTGCCCGAGGCGACGGCGGTCGTACGGGCGCTCGTGCCGGCTCTGGTGCCCCAACTGCGGGGCCGGTTCGCGCTGTGGGGTCACAGCATGGGCGGGTACCTCGCGTTCGAGCTCGCGCGGCTCCTGGAGGCCCGGTTCGGGCTGCGCGCCGAGGCCCTGATCGTCTCGGGCTGCCCGGCACCGACGTCCCCTGCCCGGGCGGCACTTCCGCAACGCAGCCTGATGGACGACGACCAACTGTGGTCCAGCGCAGCCGAGTTGAACGGGATTCCCGCAGAAGTGCTCGGCGACGCGGGACTGCGGGCACTACTGCTGCCCACCCTGCGGGCGGACTTCGCGGTCTTCGAGACCTACGTACGCCGCCCCGGGCCGCCCCTGGGCTGCCCCGTCCACGCCTTCTCCGGGCAGGACGATCCCGAGGCACGCGGTGCGGACATGGCGGCCTGGGGCGAGGAGACCCGTGCGGACTTCCACCACGCCACCCTGCCGGGCGGCCACTTCTTCCCGTTGGAGGACCCGGCGGCATTCGGCGAAGCGCTCGTCAAGGCGCTGACCGCCCCGAACTGA
- a CDS encoding AMP-binding protein has translation MTLLPAEHRTFRSEEVRGHSIVEGLLRSRPGAGLTVLDGDLAPRRLGCRELAGHAEEAARALRARGVSPGDRVCLLAPTDVATLITLFGAWRLGAAPVVLPRPPRRGTERAVAEIRRRVEAAGAALFVTTDELAPLFTGRLPLPVVSLGELRRSLPPGPPPAMPSPQSIGLVQFTSGTTAASRAVAVTQEQLVGNIAALGERIGFGPDDVYVTWLPLYHDMGMVTLAGFAAGGADVVALATETFRERPGCWLRTISDYGGTFTAAPDFAYSLAARLQSLSPAQLNLSSLRIAANGAEAVDVHTVRHLRKTLAPYGLRENAMCPTYGLAEATLGVTGSAHDEPVRVVEPRDLTGVAGEHRPDRPLVSCGRPLPGTEVRVENAAGEPLPEGAVGEIKVRGPGVVPGYWTAAEGLRAGDPVREGWLATGDLGFLDAGELVVCGRIKDMIIAGGRNLYPEDYEFAAERVSGVREGQVAAFSLPGQERMVVVAESRAADLEGVGRRVIEALGGELDHAPYEVVFIKPGTLPRTSSGKRQRQATRELYRGGGLDVLHTVR, from the coding sequence GTGACCCTGCTTCCCGCCGAGCACCGGACCTTCCGTTCCGAGGAGGTGCGCGGCCACTCGATCGTGGAGGGTCTGCTGCGGTCCCGTCCCGGCGCCGGACTCACCGTCCTCGACGGGGACTTGGCTCCCCGGCGCCTGGGCTGCCGGGAGCTGGCCGGGCACGCCGAGGAGGCGGCCCGCGCGCTGCGCGCCCGCGGCGTCTCGCCGGGCGACCGGGTGTGTCTGCTCGCGCCGACCGATGTCGCGACACTGATCACGCTGTTCGGCGCCTGGCGGCTCGGTGCCGCGCCGGTGGTGCTGCCGCGTCCGCCGCGGCGCGGGACCGAGCGGGCCGTGGCCGAGATCCGGCGCCGGGTGGAGGCGGCCGGGGCAGCCCTGTTCGTGACCACGGACGAGCTGGCCCCCTTGTTCACGGGCCGCCTTCCGCTGCCGGTGGTGAGCCTGGGCGAACTGCGGCGCTCCCTCCCGCCGGGACCGCCGCCCGCGATGCCCTCCCCGCAGAGCATCGGTCTGGTGCAGTTCACCTCGGGCACCACCGCCGCCTCCCGCGCGGTGGCCGTCACCCAGGAGCAACTGGTGGGCAATATCGCGGCGTTGGGCGAGCGGATCGGTTTCGGTCCCGACGATGTGTACGTGACCTGGCTGCCGCTGTATCACGACATGGGCATGGTCACCCTGGCCGGATTCGCGGCGGGCGGCGCCGATGTCGTCGCCCTGGCCACGGAGACCTTCCGGGAGCGCCCGGGCTGCTGGCTGCGCACGATCAGCGACTACGGCGGCACCTTCACGGCCGCCCCCGACTTCGCCTACAGCCTCGCGGCCAGGCTGCAGAGCCTCAGCCCGGCCCAGCTCAATCTGTCGAGCCTGCGCATCGCGGCGAACGGCGCCGAGGCCGTCGACGTCCACACCGTGCGGCACTTGCGGAAGACCCTCGCCCCCTACGGGCTCCGTGAGAACGCGATGTGCCCCACGTACGGGCTCGCCGAGGCGACCCTGGGCGTCACCGGCAGCGCACACGACGAACCGGTCCGGGTCGTCGAGCCGCGCGACCTGACCGGGGTGGCCGGTGAACACCGCCCGGACCGCCCCCTGGTGAGCTGCGGGCGCCCGCTGCCGGGCACCGAGGTACGCGTCGAGAACGCGGCGGGCGAGCCGCTGCCGGAGGGCGCGGTCGGTGAGATCAAGGTGCGCGGGCCGGGCGTGGTGCCCGGTTACTGGACGGCCGCGGAGGGCCTGCGCGCGGGCGACCCGGTGCGGGAGGGCTGGCTGGCCACCGGCGATCTCGGTTTCCTGGACGCCGGTGAACTGGTGGTCTGCGGCCGCATCAAGGACATGATCATCGCGGGCGGGCGCAATCTCTATCCGGAGGACTACGAGTTCGCCGCAGAGCGGGTCAGCGGTGTACGGGAGGGCCAGGTCGCCGCGTTCTCGCTGCCCGGGCAGGAACGCATGGTCGTGGTGGCCGAGAGCCGGGCCGCGGACCTGGAGGGCGTCGGCCGCCGGGTGATCGAGGCCCTCGGCGGCGAGCTGGACCACGCCCCCTACGAGGTGGTGTTCATCAAACCCGGCACGCTGCCGAGGACTTCGTCCGGCAAACGGCAACGCCAGGCCACCCGTGAGCTGTACCGGGGCGGTGGCCTCGACGTCCTGCACACCGTGCGCTGA
- a CDS encoding non-ribosomal peptide synthetase, producing the protein MNAAFEPSPGPSSVRHPLTDPNLAEALAARSADDERVEFLTGALADFLAEYGALDRAAGPGAEIVLESLLAVTLNSVVEARLGVRLGMELLRGPVTPAGLAAALVTALPTAVPAAEPTDTGHDAAHRHEPYALTDLQQAYLLGRGGFFALGNVPAGFYTEFEATGADLPALESAWNEVVHRHDVLRTVFPDDGRQRVLAEVPTVGFARHDLRQLAPEQAESELTAVREAMSARVRDAAAWPLFEIGVSEYGQGSLRVHFAVDMLVVDGPSIRRLLGEWLGLAAGHDLGPRPGLWFRDYVQALAGAEETPAYAVARDHWRARMAALPAAPQLPLAVSPEQVPTARFTSRAHTLDGERWQRLRQRSMRGGLTPSMVLCWAYAAVLRTRSATDDFTLNVTTNERVPVHPDVDRLLGVFTSHLLLEFSVDSSATVREQITGLQDRFWADFEHRAFSGVAVLREMLRNEGGNRTTMPYVFDAVLGQDLDRDTLPAWFDGLGYFCATAPQVALECQVLEMGGVLRVNWAAVDELFPAGLVDSAFDAFCRLLERLADEADIWDLPGQETSDGVSGLGLVGPGELATRTAANATSVTLEEGRLLHELGGPLRERGDAPAVVSGEVVLSYTEVDRRAAQVGRTLRELGCGRGSLVGVVMEKGWEQVVAVVGVLQAGAGYVPVDAAWPAERVNRVLGVAGCEVVLTQSSVAGRVVWPEGVTVLVVDDEEVWREVDDSALVGQGARPDDVAYVIFTSGSTGAPKGVVVDHQAAANTILDVNSRFGVGSSDRVLGLSALSFDLSVYDVFGVLAAGGCLVLPGVGDSRDPAAWGELIERHGVTVWNSVPALMEMLVEYGESVRARWETPRVVLLSGDWIPVSLPDRVRGVCPGAEVVSLGGATEAAIWSIFHRIGAVDPTWRSIPYGKPLGNQWFAVLDAHLGAAPVWVPGELFIGGAGVAQGYWADPERTAERFVTDPVTGERMYRTGDLGRYLPDGTIEFLGRNDFQVKINGYRIELGEIESQLVRHTGVRDAVVTATGNRLTAYVVPQGGAANPETAESRSPQAPEVADVGGQLGVAAAEAAAVLPDLDHLVQRLRAHLADVLPTYMAPERYLLIDRLPLSANGKVDRGRLPAPGPAADPTTEDSTPPRNRTEEQLARIWRALIGSDDFGVHSDFFRVGGDSLLAVRLAAAAAAEGLALNTADLFGHPTIAGQGEVLDSREGGVAAEPTLPVLVPDPDGRFAPFPLTDLQQAYLLGRAGYFPLGDVPACFYAEFEAEDLDLEVLERAWQLVVNRHDMLRTVCTEDGAQQVLAQVPDYRFARADLRGEPAASTEERLAAIRTALTGEVRDPASWPLFDIAVTELDGRRARIHFVVDLLIADGTSLALLLGEWGTLLRDPGAQLPAPQVSFRDYVLALERAEESDAFRAARAYWLARVPSLPPAPELPLAKSPDEIVRGHLTTHGLALSAERWARLREHALSLGLTPSMVLCWAYAAVLRSRTAGEAFTLNLTVSERVPVHPDIDRVAGEFTSVILLETALDAGEPVKSQIGSLQGQFRTDFAHRAFNGVRVLRELARADAEGGRSLMPVVFTSALGDDETSLGRAAQEFGELIHALTRTPQVHLDCQVFELHGELRVNWAVVTELFPEGLIESAFGAFGELLVRLADEPDVWARPGHDLELGSAGVATVLGATHVRGAAHAARPATEEAGEARPTDRGPRNDIERRLLEVWAQVLRLESGAVGIHDVFGDLGGDSLLALRVINRAAQAGLVLTPRQFFEQPTVAGLATVATLRTPAAHEEAEGPVTGELPLLPAQAMLLSGLAPEIARHHNYALFFALDEPLDKVALRVALRALVSRHDTLRTGFVLGTDGGWRQRVLADTDLAKTAAPLTWLTLGDLPVEEQDRHIEQTATTAQQDFDLAAPPLIRLVYFDLGPGRSPELLLLAHWLVVDNFSLRLLLDELLTAHAQIAETGGTDLPETTLPAAVWARRLAEHEGQLGTGSLRSGECDGEGVGEIQRRPNRPAHVTRTLIEALDADSTARLRDSAQGPTTVGDVILGALARAARAAGLGERLRVDVDGHGRAAEIPGPSGTPADLSRTLGRLSVRYPLEVAAVDDPAAAVRAVTEARGAVPNGGLDHALTAHGTRAFADGSPAPSAPFVFNYLGALDELYAQAGLRPSAHRPGPLNHPETPVHHRFELLCGTVRGRLLLSVSCAEGEDAERVAPRLMTELLNCLRGGPAPAAVGTRPVSEGLGGEPDLVEMFRHWTADSSGPAGGEVIVDRD; encoded by the coding sequence ATGAACGCTGCCTTCGAACCCTCGCCCGGCCCGTCCTCCGTCCGCCACCCCCTGACCGACCCGAACCTTGCCGAGGCCCTGGCCGCCCGGTCGGCGGACGACGAGCGGGTGGAGTTTCTCACCGGGGCGCTGGCGGACTTCCTCGCCGAGTACGGGGCACTCGACCGGGCGGCGGGCCCCGGGGCGGAGATCGTCCTGGAGTCGCTGCTCGCGGTGACCCTGAACAGCGTGGTCGAGGCGCGCCTCGGCGTACGGCTCGGCATGGAACTGCTCCGCGGCCCCGTGACCCCGGCCGGGCTCGCGGCCGCCCTGGTGACCGCACTGCCCACCGCCGTCCCTGCCGCCGAACCCACGGACACCGGCCACGACGCCGCGCACCGCCACGAGCCCTACGCGCTCACCGACCTGCAACAGGCCTACCTCCTCGGCCGCGGCGGCTTCTTCGCGCTGGGCAACGTACCGGCCGGGTTCTACACCGAGTTCGAAGCCACCGGCGCCGATCTGCCCGCCCTGGAGAGCGCCTGGAACGAGGTGGTGCACCGGCACGACGTGCTGCGCACCGTCTTCCCCGACGACGGCCGCCAGCGCGTACTCGCCGAGGTTCCCACCGTCGGCTTCGCCCGGCACGATCTGCGCCAACTGGCCCCGGAACAGGCCGAGTCGGAGCTGACGGCGGTACGTGAGGCGATGTCGGCACGGGTACGGGACGCGGCGGCCTGGCCGCTCTTCGAGATCGGCGTCAGCGAGTACGGACAGGGGTCCCTCCGGGTCCACTTCGCCGTCGACATGCTCGTCGTCGACGGCCCGAGCATCCGGCGGCTCCTCGGCGAGTGGCTGGGCCTCGCGGCGGGGCACGACCTCGGCCCGCGCCCCGGCCTGTGGTTCCGGGACTACGTCCAGGCCCTCGCGGGAGCGGAGGAGACGCCCGCGTACGCCGTGGCGCGCGACCACTGGCGCGCGCGGATGGCCGCCCTGCCCGCCGCGCCCCAACTCCCGCTCGCCGTCTCCCCGGAGCAGGTCCCCACCGCCCGTTTCACGTCCCGCGCCCACACCCTCGACGGCGAACGCTGGCAGCGGCTGCGGCAGCGCTCGATGCGCGGTGGCCTCACTCCGTCGATGGTGCTGTGCTGGGCGTACGCGGCGGTCCTGCGGACCCGTTCGGCGACCGACGACTTCACCCTCAACGTGACGACCAACGAGCGTGTCCCGGTGCACCCGGACGTCGACCGCCTCCTCGGCGTCTTCACCTCGCACCTGCTGCTCGAATTCTCGGTGGACTCCTCGGCCACCGTGCGCGAACAGATCACCGGACTCCAGGATCGGTTCTGGGCCGACTTCGAGCACCGTGCCTTCAGCGGCGTCGCGGTACTGCGCGAAATGCTCAGGAACGAGGGCGGCAACCGTACAACGATGCCGTACGTCTTCGATGCCGTCCTCGGCCAGGACCTCGACCGGGACACTCTGCCCGCATGGTTCGACGGCCTCGGGTACTTCTGCGCCACCGCTCCCCAAGTGGCCCTGGAATGCCAGGTGTTGGAGATGGGCGGCGTGCTGCGGGTGAACTGGGCCGCGGTCGACGAACTGTTCCCCGCCGGGCTCGTCGACTCCGCCTTCGACGCGTTCTGCCGCTTGCTCGAACGTCTCGCCGACGAGGCCGACATCTGGGACCTGCCCGGACAGGAAACCTCGGACGGGGTCTCGGGCCTGGGCTTGGTGGGCCCGGGCGAGCTGGCGACTCGCACGGCGGCGAATGCCACGTCGGTGACCCTGGAGGAGGGGCGGCTGCTGCACGAACTCGGCGGGCCGCTGAGGGAACGCGGTGACGCGCCCGCGGTGGTGTCCGGCGAAGTGGTGCTGAGCTATACGGAGGTGGACCGACGGGCCGCACAAGTCGGCCGGACGCTACGGGAGTTGGGATGCGGCCGGGGCTCCCTGGTCGGCGTCGTGATGGAGAAGGGGTGGGAGCAGGTCGTAGCCGTGGTCGGCGTGCTGCAGGCGGGCGCCGGATACGTGCCCGTCGACGCGGCATGGCCCGCCGAGCGCGTGAACCGGGTGCTGGGCGTTGCCGGTTGTGAGGTGGTGCTGACGCAGTCGTCGGTCGCGGGGCGAGTGGTGTGGCCGGAGGGTGTGACAGTGCTGGTGGTCGACGACGAGGAAGTGTGGCGGGAGGTCGACGACTCGGCGCTGGTGGGTCAGGGCGCGCGGCCCGACGACGTGGCGTACGTGATTTTCACCTCCGGTTCCACGGGTGCGCCGAAGGGCGTCGTCGTGGACCACCAGGCCGCGGCGAACACGATTCTGGACGTCAACAGCCGCTTTGGCGTGGGGAGTTCGGACCGGGTCCTCGGACTGTCCGCGCTCAGTTTCGACCTGTCGGTGTACGACGTGTTCGGCGTACTCGCGGCGGGCGGCTGCCTGGTGTTGCCGGGAGTGGGCGACTCGCGGGATCCGGCCGCCTGGGGGGAGTTGATCGAGCGGCACGGGGTGACGGTGTGGAACTCCGTTCCCGCGCTCATGGAGATGCTGGTCGAGTACGGCGAGTCGGTGCGGGCGCGCTGGGAGACACCACGCGTCGTGCTGCTCAGCGGGGACTGGATTCCGGTCTCCCTGCCGGACCGGGTGCGGGGCGTGTGCCCGGGGGCGGAGGTCGTGAGCCTCGGTGGTGCGACGGAGGCGGCCATCTGGTCGATCTTCCATCGGATCGGTGCGGTGGATCCGACGTGGCGGAGCATTCCGTACGGAAAGCCGTTGGGCAATCAGTGGTTCGCGGTGCTCGACGCGCACCTGGGCGCGGCTCCGGTGTGGGTGCCGGGCGAACTGTTCATCGGGGGCGCGGGTGTCGCACAGGGGTACTGGGCGGACCCGGAGCGGACGGCCGAGCGGTTCGTCACGGACCCGGTTACGGGTGAACGGATGTACCGGACCGGCGACTTGGGCCGGTACCTCCCGGACGGCACCATCGAGTTCCTGGGCCGCAACGACTTCCAGGTGAAGATCAACGGGTACCGGATCGAACTGGGGGAGATCGAGTCCCAGCTCGTACGGCACACCGGGGTGCGCGACGCGGTCGTCACGGCCACCGGCAACCGGCTCACGGCGTACGTGGTGCCCCAGGGCGGGGCCGCGAACCCGGAGACGGCCGAGAGCAGGAGTCCGCAGGCACCCGAAGTCGCGGACGTGGGCGGGCAGTTGGGTGTGGCAGCAGCCGAAGCCGCCGCTGTACTGCCGGACCTGGACCACCTCGTGCAACGACTCCGCGCGCACCTGGCCGACGTCCTTCCCACCTACATGGCCCCCGAGCGCTACCTCCTGATCGACCGGCTGCCGCTCTCGGCCAACGGCAAGGTCGACCGTGGCCGACTGCCCGCGCCCGGCCCCGCCGCCGACCCGACGACCGAGGACAGCACGCCGCCGCGCAACCGGACCGAAGAGCAACTGGCCCGTATCTGGCGGGCGTTGATCGGCTCCGACGACTTCGGAGTGCACAGCGACTTCTTCCGCGTGGGCGGCGACAGCCTCCTCGCGGTCCGGCTCGCCGCCGCGGCCGCCGCCGAGGGGCTGGCCCTGAACACGGCGGACCTCTTCGGCCACCCGACGATCGCGGGCCAGGGCGAAGTGCTCGACAGCCGCGAGGGCGGAGTCGCGGCGGAACCGACGCTGCCCGTCCTGGTGCCCGACCCGGACGGACGCTTCGCACCGTTCCCGCTGACCGACCTCCAGCAGGCCTATCTCCTCGGCAGGGCGGGCTACTTCCCCCTCGGCGACGTACCGGCCTGCTTCTACGCGGAGTTCGAAGCAGAGGACCTCGACCTCGAAGTTCTTGAACGCGCCTGGCAGTTGGTGGTGAACCGGCACGACATGCTGCGCACCGTCTGCACCGAGGACGGGGCACAGCAGGTGCTCGCCCAGGTCCCCGACTACCGTTTCGCCCGCGCCGATCTGCGCGGCGAACCGGCGGCCAGCACCGAGGAGCGGCTCGCCGCCATCCGCACGGCACTCACCGGGGAGGTCCGCGATCCGGCGTCCTGGCCGCTGTTCGACATCGCCGTCACGGAACTCGACGGCCGACGCGCCCGTATCCACTTCGTCGTCGACCTGCTGATCGCCGACGGCACCTCCCTCGCCCTCCTCCTCGGCGAGTGGGGCACGCTGCTCCGCGACCCGGGGGCCCAACTGCCCGCGCCCCAGGTGTCCTTCCGCGACTACGTCCTCGCCCTGGAGCGGGCCGAGGAGTCCGACGCCTTCCGAGCCGCGCGTGCCTACTGGCTGGCGCGCGTGCCCTCCCTGCCTCCGGCGCCCGAGCTGCCGCTGGCCAAGTCGCCGGACGAGATCGTGCGTGGGCACCTCACCACGCACGGCCTCGCCCTCTCCGCCGAGCGCTGGGCACGCCTCCGCGAGCACGCGCTGTCCCTCGGGCTCACCCCGTCCATGGTGCTCTGCTGGGCCTACGCGGCGGTCCTGCGCAGCCGTACGGCCGGTGAGGCGTTCACGCTGAACCTCACGGTGAGCGAGCGCGTTCCGGTGCACCCGGACATCGACCGGGTGGCCGGGGAGTTCACCTCGGTCATCCTGCTGGAGACCGCGCTGGACGCGGGCGAGCCCGTGAAAAGCCAAATCGGCTCGCTCCAGGGGCAGTTCCGTACCGACTTCGCCCACCGGGCCTTCAACGGCGTACGCGTCCTGCGCGAACTGGCCCGTGCCGACGCCGAGGGCGGGCGTTCGCTCATGCCGGTCGTGTTCACCAGCGCCCTCGGCGACGACGAGACGAGCCTCGGCCGCGCGGCACAGGAATTCGGTGAACTCATCCACGCGCTCACCCGGACCCCGCAGGTCCATCTCGACTGCCAGGTCTTCGAGTTGCACGGCGAACTGAGGGTGAACTGGGCCGTGGTGACGGAACTCTTCCCCGAAGGTCTAATCGAGTCGGCCTTCGGCGCGTTCGGGGAACTGCTCGTGCGCCTCGCCGACGAACCGGACGTCTGGGCCCGGCCGGGACACGACCTGGAACTCGGAAGTGCCGGTGTGGCGACCGTACTTGGCGCGACACATGTCCGCGGCGCCGCGCACGCCGCGCGCCCCGCCACCGAGGAGGCGGGCGAGGCACGACCGACGGACCGCGGCCCGCGCAACGACATCGAGCGCCGCCTCCTGGAGGTGTGGGCCCAGGTGCTGAGGCTCGAATCCGGCGCGGTCGGCATCCACGACGTCTTCGGGGACCTCGGCGGGGACTCCCTGCTCGCCCTGCGGGTCATCAACCGGGCCGCGCAGGCCGGACTCGTCCTGACCCCACGGCAGTTCTTCGAGCAGCCGACGGTCGCGGGACTCGCCACGGTCGCCACCCTCAGGACACCCGCCGCCCACGAGGAGGCCGAAGGGCCGGTCACCGGCGAGCTGCCCCTGCTGCCCGCGCAGGCCATGCTCCTGTCCGGCCTCGCCCCGGAGATCGCCCGGCACCACAACTACGCCCTCTTCTTCGCCCTCGACGAGCCGCTGGACAAGGTCGCCCTGCGCGTCGCCCTCAGGGCCCTGGTCTCCCGGCACGACACCCTGCGTACCGGATTCGTCCTCGGGACCGACGGGGGCTGGCGCCAACGAGTGCTGGCGGACACGGACTTGGCCAAAACGGCCGCGCCTCTCACCTGGCTCACTCTCGGCGACCTCCCCGTGGAGGAGCAGGACCGCCACATCGAGCAAACGGCCACCACGGCACAGCAGGACTTCGACCTCGCCGCCCCGCCGTTGATCCGCCTCGTGTACTTCGACCTCGGCCCCGGCCGCAGTCCCGAGCTGCTGTTGCTCGCCCACTGGCTCGTCGTCGACAACTTCTCGCTGCGTCTGCTCCTCGACGAACTCCTCACCGCCCACGCGCAGATCGCCGAGACGGGCGGCACCGACCTGCCCGAGACGACCCTTCCGGCTGCCGTTTGGGCGCGTCGACTCGCCGAGCATGAAGGGCAGTTGGGCACCGGCAGCCTTCGCAGCGGCGAGTGCGACGGCGAGGGGGTTGGCGAAATCCAACGGCGCCCGAACAGGCCCGCACACGTGACCCGGACCCTGATCGAGGCTCTGGACGCCGACTCCACGGCACGCCTGCGGGACTCGGCACAAGGCCCGACGACCGTCGGCGACGTCATTCTCGGCGCCTTGGCACGCGCCGCCAGGGCGGCGGGGCTGGGCGAACGTCTGCGCGTGGACGTCGACGGCCACGGGCGGGCCGCCGAGATCCCCGGCCCCTCGGGCACGCCCGCCGACCTGTCCCGGACGCTCGGCCGCCTCTCGGTGCGCTACCCGCTGGAGGTGGCCGCGGTGGACGACCCGGCCGCCGCGGTGCGTGCGGTCACCGAGGCCCGCGGCGCCGTGCCCAACGGAGGCCTCGACCACGCGCTGACCGCCCATGGAACCCGCGCCTTCGCGGACGGGTCACCTGCCCCGAGCGCCCCCTTCGTCTTCAACTACCTGGGCGCCCTCGACGAGTTGTACGCCCAGGCGGGCCTGCGTCCCTCGGCCCACCGCCCCGGCCCGCTGAATCACCCCGAGACACCGGTGCACCACCGCTTCGAGCTTCTGTGCGGCACGGTACGGGGCCGACTGCTGCTGTCGGTGAGCTGTGCGGAGGGCGAGGACGCGGAGCGGGTCGCGCCGCGTCTCATGACCGAGCTGCTGAACTGTCTGCGAGGCGGGCCCGCCCCCGCCGCTGTGGGGACACGACCCGTGAGTGAAGGCCTCGGCGGCGAACCCGACCTCGTGGAGATGTTCCGGCACTGGACGGCCGACAGTAGTGGCCCGGCAGGCGGTGAGGTCATCGTGGATCGGGACTAG
- a CDS encoding cupredoxin domain-containing protein has translation MNPPHHHRLRRILALAACLPLSLTLASCSDDGDSGGDGGAYRTSPPPSKSAPASEKTRITIKNFTFEPDDLTVRPGQKVTVVNEDSTSHTVTATGDKAFDTGTIDAGETATFTAPDKAGKYAYLCTIHQQMKGSLTVR, from the coding sequence ATGAACCCACCGCACCACCACCGCCTTCGGCGGATCCTCGCCCTGGCCGCCTGCCTCCCCCTCTCGCTCACGTTGGCGAGCTGCTCCGACGACGGAGACAGTGGCGGCGACGGCGGCGCCTACCGCACCTCGCCGCCCCCGTCCAAGTCGGCCCCCGCCAGCGAGAAGACCCGGATCACGATCAAGAACTTCACCTTCGAGCCGGACGACCTGACCGTGCGCCCCGGCCAGAAGGTCACGGTGGTCAACGAGGACTCGACCTCGCACACCGTCACCGCCACCGGCGACAAGGCATTCGACACCGGCACCATCGACGCCGGAGAAACCGCGACCTTCACCGCTCCCGACAAGGCCGGCAAGTACGCCTACCTCTGCACCATCCACCAGCAGATGAAGGGCTCACTCACCGTTCGCTGA
- a CDS encoding ferritin-like domain-containing protein, with product MNAERDFELPISERELSSLTKGMDEAHRATLPGMNAAAHQLSLELREAAETGPGAEEQRPRLVGRRRLLAAGGGVAAALALAACGDDDGDKAESSPTESATGKASRYTGDLKVVALAAALENQAVEAYQAALKAAEAGKLGKVPPAVATFIQTAMSQHEDHAEAWNSVLSKAGKPTIQGVPLSNRGEVTKALGQVKDVPGVARLALTLEDQATQTYTFAAANVKSAQGIATAATIAPVEAMHAAILHFVLGQYPVPDDFVSTSKAAKPSLLTV from the coding sequence ATGAACGCCGAGCGCGACTTCGAACTGCCCATCAGCGAACGAGAGTTGTCCAGCCTGACCAAAGGCATGGACGAAGCTCACCGCGCCACACTGCCCGGCATGAATGCCGCGGCACATCAACTCTCCCTGGAACTGCGCGAGGCCGCGGAAACCGGGCCCGGCGCCGAGGAGCAGCGGCCCCGCCTCGTGGGGCGGCGACGGCTGCTCGCCGCAGGGGGCGGCGTCGCGGCCGCTCTGGCACTCGCCGCGTGCGGAGACGACGACGGCGACAAGGCGGAGTCCAGCCCCACCGAATCAGCCACCGGGAAGGCCAGCAGGTACACCGGTGACCTGAAGGTGGTGGCTCTGGCCGCTGCTCTGGAGAACCAGGCGGTGGAGGCGTATCAGGCGGCACTGAAGGCGGCCGAGGCGGGCAAGCTGGGCAAGGTCCCCCCAGCCGTCGCCACCTTCATCCAGACCGCGATGAGCCAGCACGAGGACCACGCCGAGGCATGGAACAGCGTCCTGTCCAAAGCCGGCAAGCCCACGATCCAGGGCGTGCCCCTGTCGAACCGCGGCGAGGTCACCAAGGCACTGGGCCAGGTCAAGGACGTCCCGGGCGTGGCCAGGCTCGCGCTGACGCTGGAGGACCAGGCGACCCAGACGTACACCTTCGCGGCCGCCAATGTGAAAAGCGCCCAGGGCATCGCCACCGCGGCGACCATCGCCCCGGTCGAGGCCATGCACGCCGCGATCCTCCACTTCGTACTGGGCCAGTACCCCGTACCGGACGACTTCGTGTCCACCAGCAAGGCCGCCAAACCCAGCCTGCTCACCGTCTGA